A genomic region of Arachis hypogaea cultivar Tifrunner chromosome 5, arahy.Tifrunner.gnm2.J5K5, whole genome shotgun sequence contains the following coding sequences:
- the LOC140184772 gene encoding uncharacterized protein: MCVEILDPLLLKGDLSDTPTLLLNLIDKIFLFIIEVQIYDISYFSPSYKVKKMTNNVDLINKFKEAHPIQIDIDYTGALFLISKTSSIIEGEKVEGTKNLLLEFSIEVAANDESELLESAITPTK; this comes from the exons ATGtgtgtagagatacttgatccactcctattg aaaggagatctatcagatacacctacacttttactcaacctaattgataagatctttctcttcattattgaagttcaaatatatgatatttcatatttttcaccttcttataaagttaagaagatgactaataatgtggatctcataaataaattcaaagaggctcaccctattcaaatt gatatTGACTACACcggtgctttgtttctaatttcaaagacatcctcaatcattgaaggggagaaagtagaaggtactaag aatttgttgcttgaattctccATTGAAGTTGCGGCCAATGATGAATCTGAATTGTTGGAAAGTGCTATTACACCAACTAAGTGA
- the LOC112804040 gene encoding receptor-like protein EIX2 has translation MQILVGSYLPHLQELHLRTCFLSDHYLTKFMSNFKSNSSSSSLRSLDLSNNYFESPMIFKWISQVNPNLVILDLSFNSLKGPIPSDFGTAMTSLQELYLTGNRFTKGKDLRSLADICSLMELSLTENNLDEELATILQNLSAGSCYGHSSLFILFLNMNQITGEFSSISTGFPSLIQLSLAGNRLTGKIPEDITLPSKLESLSIGSNFLTGGIPKSFGDACLNSLSLNNNSLNEELPLIVNHLSGRCAGNSLQELDLSTNRINGTLPDMSKLIPFLEVLKLNENNLRGTIQADYRFPSQLATLELDSNSLEGVISDSHFANMSKLKYLSLSGNSLTLMFSQNWVPPFQLEEGILLRSCKLGPAFPKWLQTQNSSLIDISNTGISDVVPNWFWEKLAFPMPMDVDISLNNLTGKIPNLPIWPSYVDTLNLASNQFEGSIPPFLSGAYILDLSSNMFSESRLFFCAYNNATIGMPISMLSLSNNTLSGSIPNCLSHFKSLVYLDLSHNKFKGKIPTSIGSLLNLGILILRNNSLTGKVPLSLRSCTNLMRLDLSENKLSGPIPSWIESLHKTLTMVSLSSNHFHGSLPLNLCHLTNLHLLDLSLNNLSGQIPICFKNFTALAQISTPINVSLRFQVNIGGDIIFRSVNYMAILMWKGAQRIFIEKHLFLKSIDLSSNQLSGKIPTELAELFGLVSLNLSRNSLTGTIPSMIGRLTSLEFLDLSRNQLSGSIPSSLTQIYRLTMLDLSHNHLAGVIPTSTQLQSFNASSYEDNLDLCGPPLPKLCKEVVKPPLPPPQDEDASVLSLGFYISMALGFATGFWGIFGSMLVNRRWRHAYFRFLNTLMDHIYVTIAVKFVKFKRRLRGLQS, from the exons ATGCAAATTTTGGTTGGTAGTTACCTACCTCACCTTCAAGAACTCCACTTAAGAACTTGTTTCCTTTCTGATCACTATTTAACCAAGTTTATGTCAAATTTCAaatccaattcttcttcttcttctcttcgaaGTCTTGATCTTAGTAACAACTACTTCGAGTCACCCATGATTTTCAAGTGGATATCCCAAGTCAACCCCAACCTTGTTATTCTAGATCTTTCTTTCAACTCCTTGAAGGGACCAATACCAAGTGATTTTGGCACAGCAATGACATCACTGCAAGAACTTTACCTCACTGGTAACAGATTCACCAAGGGCAAGGATTTGAGATCCTTAGCAGATATATGCAGTTTGATGGAGTTAAGCTTGACAGAAAACAACTTAGATGAAGAACTTGCAACAATTCTTCAAAACTTGTCAGCTGGTAGTTGTTATGGACACTCATCACTTTTTATACTCTTCCTGAACATGAATCAAATAACCGGAGAGTTTTCCAGCATTTCGACCGGTTTTCCATCTTTGATACAGCTGAGTCTTGCTGGAAACCGGTTAACCGGGAAGATCCCTGAAGACATCACATTGCCATCCAAGTTGGAGTCTTTGTCTATTGGATCAAACTTCTTAACAGGTGGAATTCCAAAGTCTTTTGGAGATGCATGTTTGAATTCTTTGAGTCTAAATAATAACTCTCTGAATGAAGAGCTTCCTCTGATAGTTAACCACTTATCTGGAAGATGTGCTGGCAACTCGCTTCAAGAATTAGACCTGAGCACCAACCGAATCAACGGCACACTGCCTGACATGTCGAAATTGATTCCATTCTTGGAAGTGTTGAAGCTTAATGAAAACAATCTGAGAGGGACTATACAAGCAGATTATAGATTTCCATCTCAGCTGGCCACTCTGGAGTTGGATTCAAACTCTTTAGAAGGTGTGATCTCTGACTCTCATTTTGCAAACATGTCCAAGTTGAAGTACCTGAGTTTATCAGGCAACTCGTTGACTTTGATGTTTAGTCAAAATTGGGTGCCACCTTTTCAGTTAGAAGAAGGAATATTATTGAGATCTTGCAAACTAGGTCCAGCTTTTCCCAAATGGCTGCAGACACAAAATAGCTCTTTGATTGATATTTCCAACACTGGAATTTCAGATGTGGTTCCTAACTGGTTCTGGGAAAAATTGGCATTTCCAATGCCAATGGATGTGGATATTTCACTCAATAATCTCACAGGTAAAATTCCAAATTTACCTATATGGCCTAGCTATGTAGATACTTTAAATCTTGCTTCAAATCAATTTGAAGGTTCAATTCCACCATTTCTAAGTGGGGCTTATATTCTTGACCTATCCAGTAATATGTTTTCAGAGTCTAGGCTGTTCTTTTGTGCTTATAATAATGCTACAATTGGCATGCCAATAAGCATGTTGAGCCTTTCAAACAATACTCTATCTGGCTCCATTCCCAATTGTTTGAGTCATTTCAAGTCATTAGTGTATCTAGATTTGAGTCATAATAAGTTCAAAGGAAAGATTCCAACTTCAATAGGATCTCTTCTTAATCTTGGAATCTTGATATTGAGAAACAATAGCTTAACTGGGAAGGTTCCTTTGTCTTTGAGGAGTTGCACAAACCTAATGAGgcttgatttgagtgaaaacaaATTATCAGGACCTATTCCTTCTTGGATTGAGAGTTTACACAAGACATTAACAATGGTAAGCTTAAGCAGCAATCACTTCCATGGAAGTTTACCATTAAATCTTTGTCATCTAACAAACCTTCATCTGTTAGATCTCTCTTTGAACAATCTTTCTGGACAAATTCCCATCTGCTTCAAGAATTTTACTGCATTGGCTCAAATTAGTACCCCAATAAATGTTTCTCTTCGTTTCCAAGTCAATATTGGTGGAGATATCATTTTCAGAAGTGTGAACTATATGGCAATTTTGATGTGGAAAGGTGCACAACGAATCTTCATAGAGAAACATTTATTCTTGAAAAGCATTGATCTCTCTAGTAATCAATTATCTGGGAAAATTCCAACAGAACTAGCCGAATTATTCGGCTTAGTTTCGTTGAATTTGTCGAGGAACAGCTTGACAGGAACAATTCCTTCAATGATTGGAAGGCTAACATCACTGGAGTTTCTTGACTTGTCAAGAAACCAACTCTCTGGTTCCATTCCCTCTAGTCTCACTCAAATCTACCGGCTCACCATGTTAGATTTATCACATAACCATCTAGCCGGAGTGATTCCAACTAGCACACAGTTGCAGAGTTTCAATGCTTCAAGCTATGAAGATAATCTTGATCTTTGTGGACCTCCACTTCCAAAACTGTGCAAGGAAGTAGTGAAACCTCCATTGCCACCACCACAAGATGAGGATGCCTCAGTTTTGTCCCTTGGATTTTACATAAGTATGGCACTTGGATTTGCTACTGGATTTTGGGGAATCTTTGGCTCCATGCTGGTCAATCGCCGTTGGCGCCATGCATATTTCAGGTTCTTGAATACTTTAATGGACCACATTTATGTCACCATAGCAGTCAAATTTGTCAAGTTCAAAAGGAGACTCAGAGGTTTGCag tcttag
- the LOC112804042 gene encoding uncharacterized protein, whose translation MMESAETGECLWMITDQKIFGIRIEKLEKLGKNEVRDWKSHLEPAPFDFQLELPENSLLYPFIFDSKLFLLGGPSDSGTRIYQISYVGGDTLDISEAVATGAIPPLPTGHHNYIANIQDDVYLLVHDAPGESRTGLWILRSRSGKWHSLSIPPTVLSDLHPSWPWPFVLKDKLFFHSLSAPRIDCAYDPRNATWHKPERAFSFSDRHFHPPLVLVSSLEDVGNCSVVLTWNLECIPKGSRVKYSIHALLVDNQDYRVRRHQVLDELCEAIQPSYFKGTCTEMNVVDLGNSKVCVLIGGLAESIPDPALCILIVELGLVQEEEQRFLSVHVLVNQVYGMLPLPYLEDRRLDVLCTSFLFSLSKGMSDIDRDAVEDHIGEKALTLTSASLANRASGKDDPSTEGDKDDVVEVAQSKEISLKRRKPESAAVGLEKYVEVSQLKDKGRELGMKDMTEALKAKEKESEEMVKQITTLQSQLKGRDEKIEALTLKVGEMFRKGFDRAISQIKALAPEVNVVDMDVSKIVVNGVLVDADIPEEGCDVKENDIKVGAN comes from the exons ATGATGGAGTCGGCGGAAACAGGAGAATGCCTGTGGATGATCACAGACCAAAAAATCTTTGGCATACGCATTGAAAAGTTAGAAAAATTGGGGAAGAATGAGGTTAGGGATTGGAAATCCCATCTTGAGCCGGCTCCCTTTGATTTCCAGTTGGAGCTTCCAGAGAACAGCTTGTTGTATCCCTTTATCTTCGACTCGAAACTTTTCTTACTCGGTGGTCCAAGCGATTCTGGCACCAGGATCTACCAAATCTCCTATGTCGGCGGCGACACGTTGGACATATCTGAGGCAGTAGCGACGGGCGCAATCCCTCCGCTACCGACCGGCCACCACAATTACATTGCAAACATTCAAGATGACGTTTACTTGTTGGTGCATGATGCACCGGGAGAAAGTCGGACGGGGTTATGGATTTTACGTTCCCGTTCTGGGAAATGGCATTCCTTGTCCATTCCTCCAACTGTACTCTCTGATCTTCATCCTTCTTGGCCTTGGCCATTCGTGCTGAAAGATAAGCTCTTCTTCCATTCCTTGTCCGCACCACGCATTGACTGTGCCTACGACCCCCGAAATGCCACGTGGCATAAACCGGAGCGCGCATTTTCTTTCTCTGATCGTCATTTTCACCCACCCCTTGTGCTCGTGTCGTCCCTTGAGGATGTAGGCAATTGCAGTGTGGTGCTGACATGGAACTTGGAGTGTATTCCCAAAGGATCTCGTGTGAAATATTCAATACACGCTTTGCTGGTGGATAATCAAGATTATCGTGTTCGTCGCCATCAAGTCCTTGATGAGTTGTGTGAGGCGATCCAACCATCCTACTTTAAGGGTACGTGCACAGAAATGAACGTGGTTGACCTTGGCAACAGCAAAGTATGCGTTCTCATCGGTGGTCTTGCAGAAAGCATTCCAGATCCAGCCCTTTGCATTTTAATAGTTGAATTAGGGTTGGTACAAGAGGAGGAGCAAAGGTTCTTATCTGTGCATGTACTCGTGAATCAAGTCTACGGGATGTTGCCCTTGCCCTACTTAGAGGACCGCCGTCTTGACGTGCTCTGCACCTCCTTTCTTTTCTCGCTCAGCAAGGGAATGTCGGACATAGACAGGGATGCCGTGGAGGATCATATAG GTGAGAAAGCTCTCACCCTGACTTCGGCATCTCTGGCGAACAGGGCATCCGGGAAGGACGACCCTTCCACAGAAGGTGATAAAGATGATGTGGTCGAGGTTGCTCAATCTAAGGAGATTAGTTTAAAGAGAAGAAAGCCAGAGTCAGCTGCTGTAGGTCTTGAGAAGTACGTGGAGGTTTCTCAATTGAAGGATAAGGGTAGAGAATTGGGTATGAAGGACATGACCGAGGCTTTGAAGGCGAAGGAAAAAGAGTCAGAGGAAATGGTAAAACAGATAACTACTTTGCAGTCTCAATTGAAGGGACGCGATGAGAAGATTGAGGCATTAACTCTAAAGGTGGGTGAGATGTTTCGGAAAGGGTTTGATCGTGCTATAAGTCAAATTAAGGCTCTTGCGCCGGAGGTTAACGTGGTTGATATGGATGTATCCAAGATTGTGGTAAATGGAGTATTAGTGGATGCTGACATCCCGGAGGAAGGTTGTGATGTCAAAGAGAATGATATTAAAGTGGGTGCcaattaa